The following proteins are co-located in the Methylomonas sp. 11b genome:
- a CDS encoding SixA phosphatase family protein, whose amino-acid sequence MLITFLRHATAEDGGLSIPDADRALIDKGEKQVKRLAAFCLANGLIPGSIYCSPLLRAQQTARILNQRLPGCPAPQTVDWLGIDNSALTIIAELSKLADLGLDDIWLVGHEPDFSTTVSLLLGTAADNIVIKKASLTRLDADLSDQASAKLLWSIPCSLMR is encoded by the coding sequence ATGCTTATCACCTTCCTCAGACACGCTACCGCGGAAGATGGCGGCTTATCGATACCCGACGCGGATAGAGCTTTAATTGACAAAGGCGAGAAACAGGTAAAACGCTTGGCGGCATTTTGTTTAGCCAACGGCTTGATTCCGGGATCGATTTATTGCAGCCCGCTGCTACGCGCCCAACAGACCGCGAGGATACTCAACCAGCGCTTGCCTGGCTGTCCTGCCCCACAAACCGTTGATTGGTTAGGCATCGATAATTCTGCGCTCACTATAATCGCAGAACTAAGCAAACTGGCAGACTTAGGCCTGGATGACATCTGGCTGGTGGGTCACGAACCGGATTTCTCAACTACCGTTTCCCTTTTATTAGGCACCGCTGCCGACAATATTGTTATCAAAAAAGCCTCTCTAACTCGCCTGGATGCCGATTTGTCGGATCAAGCTTCG
- a CDS encoding anhydro-N-acetylmuramic acid kinase, with amino-acid sequence MSELYIGLMSGTSVDGIDAGLVDFSDGKTQLVAFHYQPFSVEFRQKIQNLSQPGQPILLTDYGSLDSQIGRLFGEAVQKLLDNANIPASSIKGIGSHGQTVYHAPETAYGFSLQIGDPNRIAEITGITTVADFRRRDIAVGGQGAPLVPAFHQAVFSDVTQARVVVNIGGIANITVLNDKPVIGFDTGPGNGLMDWWCQKHCNQPYDRNGDWAAKGKPYPALLDALKDDDYFRLAPPKSTGKEYFSPAWLQQKLSLFPDLEPEDIQATLCQFSADTIADAIRQYAPNTLQTLVCGGGAHNGQLMTLLRKLLDMPVISTAERGIDPDHVEAIAFAWLARQTLNNLPGNLCSVTGAGAPVILGGIYPGRNGLR; translated from the coding sequence GTGTCCGAGCTTTATATAGGCTTAATGTCAGGGACCAGCGTCGATGGTATCGATGCTGGTCTTGTCGATTTTAGCGACGGCAAAACACAACTTGTCGCATTCCATTACCAACCATTCTCCGTCGAATTCCGGCAAAAAATTCAAAATCTAAGCCAACCTGGCCAGCCTATTCTGCTAACCGATTACGGCTCTCTCGATAGCCAGATCGGTCGATTATTCGGCGAAGCAGTACAGAAGTTGCTTGATAATGCCAACATTCCGGCAAGTTCGATCAAGGGTATCGGCAGTCACGGGCAAACCGTTTATCACGCACCCGAGACTGCCTATGGCTTTTCTCTGCAAATCGGCGACCCGAATCGCATTGCCGAAATCACCGGCATCACCACCGTCGCCGATTTTCGCCGCCGCGACATTGCCGTTGGCGGCCAAGGTGCCCCGTTGGTTCCAGCCTTTCATCAAGCAGTTTTTAGCGATGTCACGCAAGCCAGGGTAGTCGTCAATATTGGCGGCATCGCCAACATAACAGTGTTAAACGATAAACCGGTCATCGGCTTCGATACCGGCCCCGGCAATGGCTTAATGGACTGGTGGTGTCAGAAACATTGCAACCAGCCTTATGACCGCAATGGCGATTGGGCAGCCAAGGGCAAACCCTATCCCGCCCTGCTCGATGCTTTAAAAGACGACGACTATTTCCGGCTAGCGCCACCGAAAAGTACTGGCAAGGAATATTTTTCGCCTGCCTGGTTGCAACAAAAGCTCAGCTTATTTCCAGACCTTGAGCCTGAAGATATTCAAGCCACACTCTGTCAATTCAGCGCCGATACTATCGCCGACGCCATTCGCCAATATGCGCCAAATACCTTGCAAACTTTGGTTTGTGGTGGCGGCGCGCATAACGGTCAATTGATGACCCTGTTACGAAAACTCCTCGATATGCCGGTGATTTCAACAGCTGAAAGGGGAATCGATCCCGATCATGTCGAAGCGATTGCGTTTGCTTGGCTGGCACGGCAAACTCTTAACAATTTGCCGGGAAACTTATGTAGCGTCACGGGCGCAGGGGCGCCCGTGATTTTAGGTGGGATTTATCCGGGTAGAAACGGTTTACGCTGA
- a CDS encoding peptidoglycan DD-metalloendopeptidase family protein, with protein MKNRILKSVLLGTYTVVAASASYGLIPHKGFEDAKTLEQDRLISSKINQYTKYVAPPEVQHLDITEELEHTVKSGENLSSIFSALNLSREDLHKIIHANATGKQFADVEPGQDVVATLNASGELEQLTYSKNPFETLIATRHDDEFDVALLSKKIDYQVASSKGTINSSLFEDGKEAGLPEKLILKLADIFAWDIDFALNLRDGDQFTVVYEKLFVDGKEFDTGEILSVEFVNQGKTYTAVRFEDNQGNTGYYTPDGNGLRKAFLQTPMDFAKISSHFDLHRKHPILNTIRAHKGVDYSAAIGTPVKTTGDGKIVFRGVKNGYGNVVEIEHGQKYSTLYAHLSGFKSGQKLGSTIKQGDVIGYVGKTGLATGPHLHYEFRIGGEHVNPVTAKIPRSMPMDNALLAKFKAQTQPFLAQLKQAKGDALVAQN; from the coding sequence GTGAAGAACAGAATACTCAAGTCGGTGCTATTAGGCACCTACACCGTTGTTGCCGCCAGCGCAAGTTACGGATTGATACCGCATAAAGGTTTTGAAGACGCAAAAACCTTGGAGCAAGACAGACTGATCTCTTCCAAGATCAACCAATACACCAAATACGTTGCACCACCCGAAGTACAACATCTCGATATTACCGAAGAACTGGAACATACCGTTAAGTCCGGCGAAAACCTTTCCAGCATTTTCTCAGCCTTAAATCTTAGCAGAGAAGATTTGCACAAAATTATCCACGCCAACGCCACGGGCAAGCAGTTTGCCGATGTCGAACCAGGCCAGGACGTTGTTGCCACCCTGAATGCGTCAGGCGAACTGGAACAACTTACTTACAGCAAAAATCCTTTCGAAACATTGATTGCCACCCGACATGATGACGAATTCGATGTGGCGTTGTTAAGCAAAAAAATCGATTACCAAGTAGCCAGCAGCAAAGGCACGATTAACTCTTCACTATTCGAAGACGGCAAGGAAGCTGGCCTTCCGGAAAAGCTCATACTGAAACTGGCTGACATTTTTGCGTGGGACATCGATTTTGCACTGAATTTAAGAGACGGCGACCAATTTACCGTCGTCTATGAAAAGCTGTTTGTGGACGGTAAAGAATTCGATACCGGCGAAATTCTCTCGGTCGAATTCGTCAACCAGGGTAAAACTTATACCGCCGTACGCTTCGAAGATAATCAAGGCAACACAGGCTACTACACCCCGGACGGTAACGGTTTGCGCAAAGCCTTCCTGCAAACCCCGATGGACTTCGCCAAAATCAGCTCGCATTTTGATTTACACCGCAAGCATCCGATCCTGAACACCATCCGCGCGCATAAAGGCGTCGATTATTCCGCAGCCATCGGCACTCCGGTTAAAACCACCGGCGACGGTAAAATCGTCTTCCGCGGCGTGAAAAACGGCTATGGCAATGTAGTGGAGATCGAGCATGGCCAAAAATATTCAACCTTGTACGCCCACTTGTCCGGCTTCAAATCCGGTCAAAAACTCGGCAGCACCATTAAACAAGGCGATGTAATTGGTTACGTCGGCAAAACCGGCTTGGCCACCGGCCCGCATCTACATTATGAATTCCGCATTGGCGGCGAGCACGTCAATCCGGTTACCGCGAAAATACCGCGCTCCATGCCTATGGATAACGCTTTACTGGCAAAATTCAAAGCACAAACCCAGCCATTTTTGGCGCAATTGAAACAAGCCAAAGGCGACGCGTTGGTTGCTCAAAACTAA
- the erpA gene encoding iron-sulfur cluster insertion protein ErpA: MSDPIVFTDSAAHKVAGLIQEEGNDNLKLRVYISGGGCSGFQYGFTFDEDVNEDDTQIVKDGVTVLIDSMSIQYLSGAEIDYKEDLSGAQFVIRNPNATTTCGCGSSFSA; the protein is encoded by the coding sequence ATGTCCGATCCTATTGTGTTTACCGACAGCGCCGCTCATAAAGTTGCGGGTTTAATTCAGGAAGAGGGTAACGATAATCTTAAGCTCAGAGTTTATATCAGTGGTGGCGGCTGTTCGGGATTTCAGTACGGTTTTACTTTTGACGAAGATGTTAATGAAGACGATACCCAAATTGTCAAAGACGGCGTAACAGTTCTGATCGATTCGATGAGTATTCAGTACCTTAGCGGTGCCGAAATCGATTATAAGGAAGACCTGTCTGGTGCGCAATTCGTGATTCGCAATCCTAACGCCACGACGACCTGCGGTTGCGGCTCGTCTTTCTCAGCGTAA